A section of the Mycolicibacterium anyangense genome encodes:
- the ffh gene encoding signal recognition particle protein translates to MFESLSDRLTGALSGLRGKGRLTDADIDATTREIRLALLEADVSLPVVRAFVNRIKERAKGAEVSAALNPAQQVVKIVNEELIGILGGETRQLAFAKNPPTVIMLAGLQGAGKTTLAGKLAKWLKGQGHTPLLVACDLQRPGAVNQLKIVGERAGVAVFAPHPGTAPDADEIAGAGPGDPVAVAAAGLAEAKAKHFDVVVVDTAGRLGIDDVLMAQAAAIRDAVQPDETLFVLDAMIGQDAVATAEAFGAGVGFTGVVLTKLDGDARGGAALSVREVTGVPILFASTGEKLEDFDVFHPDRMASRILGMGDVLSLIEQAEQVFDQKKAEEAAAKIGSGELTLEDFLEQMLAIRKMGPIGNLLGMLPGAGQMKDALAAVDDKQLDRLQAIIRGMTPAERADPKIINASRRLRIANGSGVTVSEVNQLVDRFFEARKMMSQMAGAMGMPFGRRSSKKAAKGKNKQAGKKKGGRGPTPPKTRNPLLAGGLPGGFPDLSGMPEGLNELPPGLADFDLSKLKFPGKQ, encoded by the coding sequence GTGTTTGAATCCCTGTCCGACCGGTTGACCGGTGCGCTCTCGGGCCTGCGCGGCAAAGGCCGGTTGACCGATGCCGACATCGACGCCACCACCCGTGAGATCCGACTGGCCCTGCTCGAGGCCGACGTTTCGCTGCCGGTGGTCCGCGCCTTCGTCAACCGCATCAAGGAGCGGGCCAAGGGTGCGGAGGTCTCGGCCGCCCTCAACCCGGCCCAGCAGGTCGTCAAGATCGTCAACGAGGAGCTCATCGGCATCCTCGGCGGCGAGACCCGCCAGCTGGCGTTCGCCAAGAACCCGCCGACGGTCATCATGCTGGCCGGTCTGCAGGGCGCCGGTAAGACCACACTGGCCGGAAAGCTGGCGAAGTGGCTCAAGGGCCAGGGTCACACCCCGCTGCTGGTGGCGTGCGACCTGCAACGCCCCGGTGCGGTCAACCAGCTCAAGATCGTGGGTGAGCGGGCCGGCGTCGCCGTCTTCGCCCCGCACCCCGGCACCGCCCCGGACGCCGACGAGATCGCCGGTGCCGGTCCCGGCGACCCCGTCGCGGTCGCTGCCGCGGGCCTGGCCGAGGCCAAGGCCAAGCATTTCGACGTCGTCGTGGTGGACACCGCGGGCCGGCTCGGCATCGATGACGTGCTGATGGCGCAGGCCGCCGCGATCCGCGACGCCGTGCAGCCCGACGAGACGCTGTTCGTTCTCGACGCGATGATCGGCCAGGACGCGGTCGCCACCGCTGAGGCGTTCGGGGCCGGTGTCGGCTTCACCGGTGTGGTCCTGACCAAGCTCGACGGCGACGCCCGTGGCGGTGCTGCCCTGTCGGTGCGTGAGGTCACCGGCGTCCCGATCCTCTTTGCGTCGACCGGTGAGAAGCTCGAGGACTTCGACGTCTTCCACCCCGACCGGATGGCCAGCCGCATCCTGGGCATGGGCGACGTGCTGTCGCTCATCGAGCAGGCCGAACAGGTCTTCGACCAGAAGAAGGCCGAGGAAGCCGCCGCCAAGATCGGCTCCGGCGAGCTGACGCTGGAGGACTTCCTCGAGCAGATGCTGGCGATCCGCAAGATGGGCCCGATCGGCAACCTGCTGGGCATGCTGCCCGGCGCCGGCCAGATGAAGGACGCGCTGGCTGCCGTCGACGACAAGCAGCTCGACCGGCTGCAGGCGATCATCCGCGGCATGACCCCAGCCGAGCGCGCCGACCCGAAGATCATCAACGCCTCGCGGCGGCTGCGGATCGCCAACGGCTCGGGCGTCACCGTGTCGGAGGTCAATCAGCTTGTCGACCGCTTCTTCGAGGCGCGCAAGATGATGTCGCAGATGGCCGGTGCGATGGGTATGCCGTTCGGCCGCCGGTCGTCGAAGAAGGCGGCCAAGGGCAAGAACAAGCAGGCGGGCAAGAAGAAGGGCGGTCGCGGGCCGACGCCGCCCAAGACACGCAACCCGCTGTTGGCCGGTGGTCTTCCCGGTGGCTTCCCCGACCTGTCCGGTATGCCGGAGGGTCTCAACGAATTGCCGCCTGGTCTGGCCGATTTCGACCTGTCCAAGCTGAAGTTCCCCGGCAAGCAATAA
- a CDS encoding amidohydrolase family protein, translated as MLHVRGRGLPDGEPVEWWIADGVLRSEPVAGAETVWDGGWVIAGLVDAHCHVGLGPDGEMPLQEAIAQAEVERDAGALLLRDCGSPTDTRGLDDHHDLPRIIRAGRHLARPKRYGRGHAIELEDEWQLPEALAQQARRSDGWVKLVGDWIDRSVGDLAPLWSDAVLHAAIDAAHAAGARVTAHVFSEDALPGLIAAGIDCIEHGTGLTEDTIAMMVEHGTALVPTLINIDNFPEFAAGASKFPLYATHMRELYASCPQRIAAARDAGVPIYAGSDAGSHVEHGRIADEVDALTGIGMTPTEALGAACWDARRWLGRPALEDGAPADLLCFQQDPRDGAGVLSRPDRVILRGRVF; from the coding sequence GTGCTGCACGTTCGCGGTCGCGGCCTGCCCGACGGCGAGCCGGTCGAGTGGTGGATCGCCGACGGGGTACTGCGCAGTGAGCCGGTTGCCGGCGCCGAGACCGTCTGGGACGGTGGCTGGGTCATCGCGGGATTGGTCGACGCCCACTGCCACGTGGGGCTGGGACCGGACGGTGAGATGCCGCTGCAGGAGGCGATCGCCCAAGCCGAGGTCGAACGTGACGCCGGCGCGCTGCTGCTGCGGGATTGCGGTTCGCCCACCGACACCCGCGGTCTCGACGATCATCACGACCTGCCGCGGATCATCCGGGCGGGCAGGCATCTCGCGCGTCCGAAGCGCTACGGTCGAGGCCACGCCATCGAGCTGGAAGACGAGTGGCAGCTGCCCGAGGCGCTGGCGCAGCAGGCCCGGCGGTCGGACGGGTGGGTCAAACTGGTCGGCGACTGGATCGATCGCTCGGTGGGTGATCTGGCCCCGTTGTGGTCCGACGCCGTGTTGCACGCCGCAATCGATGCGGCCCACGCGGCGGGCGCCAGGGTGACCGCCCATGTCTTCAGCGAGGATGCGCTGCCCGGCTTGATCGCGGCGGGTATCGACTGCATCGAACACGGCACCGGTTTGACCGAGGACACCATCGCGATGATGGTCGAGCACGGCACCGCACTGGTGCCCACTTTGATCAATATCGATAACTTCCCCGAATTTGCCGCTGGTGCAAGCAAATTCCCGCTCTACGCGACTCATATGCGCGAGCTGTATGCGAGCTGCCCGCAGCGGATCGCCGCGGCCAGGGACGCCGGTGTGCCGATCTATGCGGGTAGTGACGCGGGCAGCCATGTCGAGCACGGCCGGATCGCCGACGAGGTCGACGCGCTGACCGGGATTGGGATGACACCCACCGAGGCGCTCGGTGCCGCCTGCTGGGACGCCCGGCGCTGGCTGGGTAGGCCCGCCCTGGAAGACGGCGCGCCCGCGGATCTGCTGTGTTTCCAGCAGGATCCGCGAGACGGCGCCGGCGTGCTGTCCCGGCCGGACCGGGTAATCCTGCGCGGTCGGGTGTTCTAG
- a CDS encoding HNH endonuclease signature motif containing protein: MRSIMAVLEDLDAVVEELAAADLDAVDAIARYHVLDRLETLRRRQIAIAHDHVARLDHVPGCPPPPISLADVLRISRTEARRRLRDAGDLADRITLTGEPLAPLLPATSVTWHRGLLDAEHLRVIQKFFRDLPDHVPPAEIEKAEAALAEHAANLRPDQLEKVATRLALTLNPDGTFSDDDRARKRGFTWCGGQRADGMSVGKLIADPELRAMLDAWFAKFAAPGMCNPDDQSPTVTTELTDDIAARDARSHGQRQHDALSALVRGQLGNPTLGQHNGLPVTVIVSATLQDLQSKSGHGVTGGGTLLPMTDVIRMAIHAYHYLALFDGVSGQALWLGRTKRLATGDQRIMLHSKDRGCTRPGCDAPGYRTEVHHIDEWAKGGLTNIDKLTQACPPDHKLLDEGWSVRKRADGTTEWVPPPQLPFDGGGINSYHHPERLIEHNDNDAA; this comes from the coding sequence ATGCGTTCGATCATGGCGGTTCTCGAGGACCTCGACGCTGTCGTAGAGGAGCTCGCCGCCGCCGATCTGGACGCCGTCGACGCGATCGCGCGCTATCACGTCCTGGACCGTCTCGAGACGCTCCGCCGCCGCCAGATCGCTATCGCCCACGACCACGTGGCGCGCCTCGACCATGTCCCTGGCTGTCCGCCGCCACCGATCAGCTTGGCCGACGTCTTGCGCATCAGCCGCACCGAGGCACGTCGCCGGCTCCGCGACGCCGGAGACCTAGCCGACCGCATCACCCTGACCGGTGAGCCCCTGGCACCCCTGCTGCCGGCCACCTCCGTGACGTGGCATCGGGGCCTGCTCGACGCAGAACACCTGCGGGTCATCCAGAAGTTCTTCCGCGACCTCCCCGACCATGTCCCACCCGCCGAGATCGAGAAGGCCGAAGCCGCGCTGGCCGAGCATGCGGCGAACCTGCGTCCCGACCAGCTGGAGAAAGTCGCCACCCGCCTGGCACTGACCCTCAACCCCGACGGCACCTTCTCCGACGACGACCGCGCCCGCAAGCGCGGGTTCACCTGGTGCGGCGGACAACGAGCAGACGGCATGAGCGTCGGCAAACTCATCGCAGATCCGGAACTGCGGGCCATGCTCGACGCCTGGTTCGCCAAGTTTGCCGCACCCGGCATGTGCAATCCCGATGACCAAAGCCCCACCGTCACCACAGAACTCACCGATGACATCGCGGCTCGGGATGCCCGCAGCCATGGTCAACGCCAGCACGACGCGTTGAGCGCTCTGGTGCGCGGTCAGCTCGGCAACCCCACCCTGGGGCAGCACAACGGATTACCGGTCACCGTCATCGTCTCGGCCACGCTGCAGGACCTGCAGTCCAAGTCCGGGCATGGCGTCACCGGCGGTGGCACCCTGCTCCCGATGACCGACGTGATCCGGATGGCCATCCATGCCTATCACTACCTGGCCCTGTTCGACGGGGTCAGCGGCCAGGCGCTGTGGCTGGGCCGCACCAAGCGCCTGGCCACCGGCGACCAGCGAATCATGCTGCACAGCAAGGATCGTGGCTGCACCCGGCCGGGTTGCGACGCGCCGGGATACCGCACCGAAGTGCACCATATCGACGAGTGGGCCAAAGGTGGCCTGACCAATATCGACAAGCTGACCCAGGCCTGCCCTCCCGACCACAAACTGCTCGACGAGGGCTGGAGCGTCCGAAAACGGGCCGACGGAACCACCGAGTGGGTCCCACCACCACAGCTTCCGTTCGACGGCGGTGGCATCAACAGCTACCACCACCCCGAACGGCTCATCGAGCACAACGACAACGACGCGGCGTGA
- a CDS encoding D-alanyl-D-alanine carboxypeptidase family protein: protein MRVFLGRWQRAVLAVATASMTALASAPPGVSEPLPGAAFVAPPDGPARASLVADLDSGRIYGARDPYGTYAPASTIKPLLAMVVMDLVNPGAAMRATAADNDVECSCVGLAPGAVYTARQLLDALLMVSGNDAANALADMVGGYRVAIQRMNVKAYQLGARSTKASSPSGLDGPGWETVTTPHDLAVIYRAALNYPLFAQIIHQSTAAFPDGKGGVKQIASHDRLLASYPGFIGGKTGFTNLAKETYVALAQRSGRRLIAVMMYSDDPLWDQGRSLLDWGFAQQ, encoded by the coding sequence ATGCGTGTCTTCCTCGGCCGGTGGCAGCGCGCGGTTCTGGCGGTCGCAACAGCCTCGATGACCGCCCTGGCCTCGGCACCACCCGGAGTCTCCGAACCGCTGCCCGGGGCGGCCTTCGTCGCTCCCCCGGACGGGCCGGCGCGAGCATCGCTGGTGGCCGATCTCGACAGCGGGCGCATCTACGGCGCCCGTGATCCTTACGGCACCTACGCGCCCGCGAGCACCATCAAACCGCTGCTGGCGATGGTCGTGATGGATCTGGTCAACCCGGGAGCCGCGATGCGTGCGACAGCTGCCGACAACGACGTCGAGTGTTCCTGCGTCGGCCTGGCACCAGGAGCGGTCTACACCGCACGGCAATTGCTCGACGCCCTGCTCATGGTCTCGGGCAACGATGCCGCCAACGCACTGGCCGATATGGTCGGCGGCTACCGGGTCGCGATCCAGCGGATGAATGTCAAGGCCTACCAACTGGGCGCCCGCAGTACCAAGGCCAGCTCGCCGTCGGGGCTGGACGGGCCCGGATGGGAGACGGTGACGACACCGCACGATCTGGCAGTCATCTACCGGGCCGCGCTGAACTATCCGCTGTTCGCCCAGATCATCCACCAGAGCACCGCTGCCTTCCCGGACGGCAAGGGTGGCGTGAAGCAGATCGCGAGCCACGACCGCCTGCTGGCGAGCTACCCCGGTTTCATCGGCGGTAAGACCGGCTTCACCAACCTGGCCAAGGAAACCTACGTCGCACTGGCGCAGCGAAGCGGCCGGCGGTTGATCGCGGTGATGATGTACAGCGACGATCCATTGTGGGACCAGGGCCGATCGCTGTTGGACTGGGGCTTCGCGCAGCAGTAG
- a CDS encoding DUF1942 domain-containing protein, with amino-acid sequence MKIAKLAGVVAATAVTFGFGVVNAATASATDSIRVFGEQETLNGPNGLPYIGYAVGKLKPSSDPVPHSGKLYAAKLVVDGFGGSFPPFIERFGARAQSGDFYPSIWGASNNGKLYFDVVGDIPNSVVFNDGTRDLLAWVPGSPGSTAAPVIVPDEDDSSVVAPDAQAPATGAVPTEGDSSIVATPNDIAAPPFQLTEGDVATPGFNGGGEGPGSGGHR; translated from the coding sequence GTGAAGATCGCGAAATTGGCCGGCGTCGTTGCCGCGACGGCTGTCACGTTCGGCTTCGGTGTCGTCAATGCGGCGACGGCGTCGGCGACCGACAGCATCAGGGTGTTCGGCGAGCAGGAGACACTGAACGGGCCCAATGGTCTGCCCTACATCGGCTACGCGGTGGGCAAGCTGAAGCCCAGTTCGGATCCGGTGCCGCACAGCGGCAAGCTGTATGCGGCCAAACTCGTGGTCGACGGGTTCGGTGGCAGCTTCCCGCCGTTCATCGAGCGGTTCGGCGCCCGTGCCCAGTCGGGCGACTTCTACCCGTCGATCTGGGGTGCCTCGAACAACGGGAAGCTCTACTTCGATGTCGTCGGTGACATCCCGAACAGCGTCGTGTTCAACGACGGCACTCGCGACCTGCTGGCCTGGGTCCCGGGTAGCCCCGGTAGCACCGCGGCGCCCGTGATCGTGCCGGACGAAGACGACTCGTCGGTGGTGGCGCCGGACGCGCAGGCGCCGGCAACGGGTGCGGTACCGACCGAAGGCGACTCATCCATCGTCGCCACCCCGAATGACATTGCTGCCCCGCCGTTCCAGCTCACCGAGGGTGACGTCGCCACGCCCGGCTTCAACGGCGGGGGCGAGGGTCCGGGGAGCGGCGGCCACCGCTAA
- a CDS encoding D-alanyl-D-alanine carboxypeptidase family protein, which translates to MRRLLASATTALILLTATAGTATADTDQPPGSIPIPDGPAPAWIIADMDTGQVLAGRDMYAAHPPASTIKTLLALTALDEVDLNATVTATDADTRVECNCAGVKPGRTYTARQLLDAVLLVSGNDAANTLAEMLGGYQAAVDKMNAKAASIGAANTHAASPSGLDGAGGPGWTTPHDLAAIFRAAMANPVFAQITAQPVAMFPTDNGDKPLVNQDELLVRYPGAIGGKTGFTDAARKTFVGAADRDGRRLVIAMMYGLIHEGGPTYWDQAAMLLDWGFAQNRSSSVATL; encoded by the coding sequence ATGCGCAGACTCCTGGCGAGCGCGACCACGGCGCTGATACTGCTCACCGCGACCGCAGGAACCGCCACCGCGGACACCGACCAGCCGCCCGGCTCGATTCCGATCCCCGACGGCCCGGCACCGGCGTGGATCATCGCCGATATGGACACCGGACAGGTGCTCGCCGGTCGCGATATGTACGCGGCGCATCCGCCCGCGAGCACCATCAAGACCCTGCTGGCACTGACCGCTCTGGACGAGGTCGACCTGAACGCGACGGTGACCGCCACCGACGCCGACACCCGGGTGGAGTGCAACTGCGCGGGCGTGAAGCCGGGCCGCACCTACACCGCACGGCAACTGCTCGACGCGGTTCTGCTGGTGTCAGGCAACGACGCGGCGAACACCCTGGCCGAGATGCTCGGCGGCTACCAGGCCGCCGTGGACAAGATGAATGCCAAGGCCGCCTCGATCGGTGCGGCCAACACCCACGCCGCCTCGCCATCGGGGCTGGACGGCGCGGGCGGTCCGGGATGGACCACTCCGCATGACCTGGCGGCCATCTTCCGCGCCGCGATGGCCAATCCGGTGTTCGCCCAGATCACCGCGCAGCCGGTGGCGATGTTTCCGACGGACAACGGCGACAAGCCGCTGGTCAATCAGGATGAGCTGCTGGTGCGTTATCCCGGCGCGATCGGCGGTAAGACCGGCTTCACCGATGCCGCCCGCAAGACATTCGTCGGAGCCGCCGACCGTGACGGGCGCCGGTTGGTGATCGCCATGATGTACGGGCTCATCCACGAAGGCGGCCCCACCTACTGGGACCAGGCCGCGATGCTGCTCGACTGGGGCTTCGCCCAGAACCGGTCGAGCAGCGTCGCGACGCTGTAG
- a CDS encoding nuclear transport factor 2 family protein: MLSLAEISDRLEIQQLLIDYSTAIDNQRFDDLDRVFTPDAQIDYTEMGGIAGPFPEVKAWLAEVMPNFPAYYHMLGNVDIRLNGDTAASRSICFNPMKLGDDGQIMFCGLWYDDEFVRTADGWRMSRRSETKCIQKFF, from the coding sequence ATGCTGAGCCTGGCGGAAATCTCGGACCGGTTGGAGATTCAGCAACTGCTGATCGACTATTCCACCGCGATCGACAATCAACGGTTCGACGACCTCGACCGGGTGTTCACCCCGGACGCTCAGATCGACTACACCGAGATGGGCGGTATCGCCGGCCCGTTTCCCGAGGTGAAGGCGTGGCTGGCCGAGGTGATGCCGAACTTCCCGGCGTACTACCACATGCTGGGCAACGTCGACATCCGTCTCAACGGTGACACCGCGGCCTCCCGGTCCATCTGCTTCAACCCGATGAAGCTCGGCGACGACGGGCAGATCATGTTCTGCGGGCTCTGGTACGACGACGAATTCGTGCGTACCGCCGACGGTTGGCGGATGAGCCGCCGGTCCGAGACCAAATGCATCCAGAAGTTCTTCTGA
- a CDS encoding amidohydrolase family protein yields the protein MHPEVLLSAGTDVAAVADVLDRIGLDAIVDVHTHFMPKRVMDKVWAYFDGVGPLVGRPWPIEYRLDEAERVQRLREFGVSAFTSLVYPHKPDMAEWLNSWATRFAAQVPECLHTATFYPEPSAPSYVGRAIEAGARVFKSHIQVGDYPPTDPLLEPVWALLEEKQIPTVIHAGSGPAPGRHTGPQPVAEILRRHPQLRLIIAHLGLPEYREFIDLAQRYPGVYLDTTMVFTDFTEQRDPFPPDLRPALGELSDKVLFGSDFPNIPYPYQHALESIVALGLGDQWCRKVFGDNARALFGPISALSGD from the coding sequence ATGCATCCAGAAGTTCTTCTGAGCGCCGGCACCGACGTCGCGGCCGTCGCCGACGTCCTCGACCGGATCGGGCTCGACGCGATCGTCGATGTCCACACCCACTTCATGCCCAAACGGGTGATGGACAAGGTGTGGGCCTACTTCGACGGAGTTGGACCACTGGTCGGGCGGCCCTGGCCCATCGAGTACCGACTCGACGAAGCCGAGCGGGTGCAGCGGCTACGCGAGTTCGGCGTCAGCGCCTTCACCTCACTGGTCTACCCGCACAAGCCGGACATGGCCGAGTGGCTCAACTCCTGGGCCACCCGGTTCGCCGCCCAGGTGCCCGAATGCCTGCACACCGCGACTTTCTATCCCGAGCCGTCGGCACCGTCCTACGTCGGCCGGGCGATCGAGGCCGGTGCCCGGGTGTTCAAATCCCACATTCAAGTGGGTGACTACCCGCCGACGGATCCGCTGCTGGAACCGGTCTGGGCGCTGCTGGAGGAGAAGCAGATCCCGACGGTCATCCACGCCGGATCCGGACCCGCACCGGGCCGGCACACCGGCCCGCAACCCGTGGCCGAGATCCTGCGCAGGCATCCGCAGCTGCGGCTGATCATCGCCCACCTAGGGCTGCCCGAATATCGGGAGTTCATCGACCTCGCTCAGCGCTATCCCGGTGTCTACCTCGACACCACCATGGTGTTCACCGACTTCACCGAGCAGCGCGATCCCTTTCCGCCCGATCTGCGGCCGGCCCTGGGGGAGTTGTCCGACAAGGTGTTGTTCGGCAGCGACTTCCCGAACATCCCGTATCCCTATCAGCATGCGCTGGAGTCGATCGTCGCCCTGGGCCTCGGCGACCAGTGGTGCCGCAAGGTGTTCGGTGACAACGCCCGCGCGCTGTTTGGGCCGATCAGCGCCCTTTCCGGCGATTAA
- the rpsP gene encoding 30S ribosomal protein S16, which yields MAVKIKLTRLGKIRNPQYRIAVADARTRRDGRSIEVIGRYHPKEEPSLIEIDSERAQYWLGVGAQPTEPVLQLLKITGDWQKFKGLPGAEGTLKVKEPKPSKLDLFNAALAAADGAPSGEATQLKKKKAPAKKDEAEATEATEPAAEATEPAAEATEAAAE from the coding sequence ATGGCTGTCAAGATCAAGCTCACCCGGCTTGGCAAGATCCGCAATCCCCAGTACCGCATCGCCGTCGCCGACGCGCGCACCCGCCGCGACGGACGCTCGATCGAGGTCATCGGCCGGTACCACCCGAAGGAAGAGCCGAGCCTCATCGAGATCGACTCCGAGCGCGCACAGTACTGGCTGGGCGTGGGCGCACAGCCGACCGAGCCGGTGCTGCAGCTGCTGAAGATCACCGGTGACTGGCAGAAGTTCAAGGGCCTGCCCGGTGCCGAAGGCACGCTGAAGGTCAAGGAGCCCAAGCCGAGCAAGCTGGATCTGTTCAACGCTGCGCTCGCTGCGGCCGACGGCGCACCGAGCGGCGAGGCCACCCAGCTCAAGAAGAAGAAGGCGCCGGCCAAGAAGGACGAGGCCGAGGCCACCGAGGCCACTGAGCCCGCTGCCGAGGCCACCGAGCCCGCTGCCGAGGCCACTGAGGCCGCCGCAGAATGA
- a CDS encoding RNA-binding protein has protein sequence MSSVVVDAVEHLVRGIVDNPDDVRVDMVTSRRGRTVEVHVHPEDLGKVIGRGGRTATALRTLVAGIGGRGIRVDVVDTDQ, from the coding sequence ATGAGTTCGGTCGTCGTCGACGCCGTGGAGCATCTGGTCCGCGGGATCGTCGACAATCCCGACGACGTTCGTGTCGACATGGTGACCAGCCGTCGCGGCCGGACAGTCGAGGTGCACGTCCACCCCGAGGATCTCGGCAAGGTGATCGGCCGGGGCGGTCGTACCGCCACCGCGCTGCGGACCCTGGTTGCCGGAATCGGTGGCCGCGGTATCCGCGTCGACGTGGTGGACACTGACCAGTAG
- the rimM gene encoding ribosome maturation factor RimM (Essential for efficient processing of 16S rRNA): MELVVGRVVKAHGITGELVVEVRTDDPDERFAPGNRLRLKPARGDGARDVVIEAARPHGGRLLVRLPGVADRTAADALRGQLFVVQATELPPIDDPDEFYDHQLEGLAVRTVGGTSVGTVAEVLHTAAGELLSVRTEDGAEVLIPFVTAIVPRVSLAEGIVEIDPPEGLLNLDDAG; the protein is encoded by the coding sequence ATGGAGCTGGTCGTCGGGCGTGTGGTCAAGGCCCACGGCATCACCGGTGAGCTGGTGGTCGAGGTGCGGACGGACGATCCCGACGAGCGCTTTGCGCCCGGTAACCGCTTGCGGCTCAAGCCTGCTCGTGGTGACGGTGCACGCGATGTCGTGATCGAAGCCGCCCGCCCGCATGGCGGGCGGCTTCTGGTCCGGCTGCCCGGAGTCGCCGATCGCACGGCCGCCGATGCGTTGCGGGGCCAGCTGTTCGTGGTCCAGGCGACCGAGTTGCCGCCCATCGACGATCCCGACGAGTTCTACGATCACCAGCTCGAGGGGTTGGCCGTGCGCACCGTCGGCGGAACGTCGGTCGGAACGGTGGCCGAGGTCTTGCACACGGCCGCAGGCGAACTGCTTTCAGTGCGTACCGAGGATGGTGCCGAGGTGCTCATCCCGTTCGTCACCGCCATCGTCCCCAGGGTGTCCCTGGCCGAGGGCATCGTCGAGATCGATCCCCCCGAAGGGCTGCTGAATCTGGACGACGCGGGCTGA
- the trmD gene encoding tRNA (guanosine(37)-N1)-methyltransferase TrmD, which translates to MRIDVVTIFPGYLDPVRESLPGKAIESGIVDFAVHDLRRWTHDVHHSVDDSPYGGGPGMVMKAPVWGEALDEICTESTLLVVPTPAGRLFDQAAARRWTKEQHLVFACGRYEGIDQRVAQDAATRMRVEEVSIGDYVLAGGEVATLVMIEAVVRLLPNVMGNPASHQDDSHSPENAGLLEGPSYTRPPTWRGLPVPEVLLSGDHAKIRAWRHEQALQRTRDRRPDLLGE; encoded by the coding sequence ATGCGTATCGACGTCGTCACCATCTTTCCGGGCTATCTTGATCCGGTCCGGGAATCCCTGCCCGGCAAGGCGATCGAGTCGGGCATCGTCGATTTCGCCGTTCACGATCTGCGGCGCTGGACCCATGACGTGCACCACTCCGTCGACGACTCACCCTATGGCGGTGGGCCCGGCATGGTGATGAAGGCGCCGGTGTGGGGCGAGGCCCTCGACGAGATCTGCACTGAATCAACGCTTTTGGTGGTCCCCACTCCGGCTGGACGGCTGTTTGATCAGGCTGCTGCCCGGCGCTGGACCAAAGAGCAGCACCTGGTCTTCGCCTGCGGCCGCTACGAGGGAATCGACCAGCGGGTGGCCCAGGACGCGGCGACCAGGATGCGGGTCGAAGAGGTTTCGATCGGCGACTACGTGCTTGCCGGCGGCGAGGTCGCGACCCTGGTGATGATCGAAGCGGTGGTCCGGCTGCTGCCCAATGTGATGGGCAATCCTGCGTCGCACCAAGATGATTCGCATTCCCCCGAGAACGCCGGTCTACTCGAGGGGCCCAGTTATACCCGGCCGCCGACGTGGCGCGGGTTGCCGGTGCCCGAGGTGCTGCTGTCTGGTGACCACGCGAAGATCAGGGCGTGGCGCCATGAGCAGGCGCTACAACGGACCCGGGATCGTCGTCCGGATCTGTTGGGGGAGTAG